The following are from one region of the Polynucleobacter sp. MWH-CaK5 genome:
- a CDS encoding ribonuclease activity regulator RraA — protein sequence MKTPVQALDPKVIEVLSKVTTATLTTMLIKKGLRNVWLRGSMPLKPGQGRIVGRAFTLRFVPAREDLATPASWSSPISTRAAIEDMPAGCIAVVDAMGVTDAGIFGDILCQRMKQRQVAALVTDGVVRDVAGVLETKLPVWCSGVAAPPSVTSLTFVAWQEPIGCGGVAIFPNDVIVIDDDGAVLIPADLVDEMVATAPEQENLESWIMEQVRGGAALPGLYPPNEENKARYEQSKKK from the coding sequence ATGAAAACACCAGTTCAAGCATTAGATCCGAAAGTGATCGAAGTACTTTCAAAGGTGACCACAGCCACGCTGACCACCATGTTGATCAAAAAAGGTTTGCGCAATGTATGGTTGCGCGGCAGCATGCCGCTCAAACCAGGCCAAGGCAGAATCGTTGGTCGCGCCTTCACTTTGCGCTTTGTCCCAGCTAGAGAAGATCTGGCAACACCTGCATCTTGGTCATCTCCAATTTCGACCAGAGCTGCGATTGAAGATATGCCAGCAGGTTGTATTGCTGTGGTTGATGCGATGGGCGTGACTGATGCTGGTATTTTTGGTGATATTTTGTGTCAACGCATGAAACAGCGTCAGGTGGCTGCTTTGGTCACTGATGGCGTGGTTCGTGACGTGGCTGGCGTCCTAGAAACAAAACTACCTGTCTGGTGCAGTGGCGTTGCAGCCCCTCCCTCAGTCACCAGCTTGACCTTCGTGGCTTGGCAAGAACCGATTGGCTGTGGTGGTGTGGCGATTTTCCCGAATGATGTGATCGTGATTGATGATGACGGTGCAGTTTTGATACCGGCTGACCTTGTGGATGAGATGGTTGCAACAGCACCTGAGCAAGAGAATCTTGAATCTTGGATCATGGAGCAAGTCAGAGGCGGCGCTGCTCTTCCTGGTCTGTATCCACCCAACGAAGAAAACAAAGCGCGCTACGAACAATCTAAAAAGAAATAA
- a CDS encoding efflux transporter outer membrane subunit — protein sequence MDKVAISKYLSLSLLLALSACSIGEPIKRSELLDRALPGQQLPAQYKAGNHQAFQSIAWVDSFNDPELTELAKLAIQSAPDFRIYAARLDQAEAMMKAVGGSFYPNAGVQGKTGSKMGLDGSGTSGYYVGANWEIDLWGRVRASYANAEQNAKAIAADQESAKLSFMANLAKTLWSARVLNIQAQVANESAQHQEKILEHVKQREKIGAASKQDILNAEINLAQAKELAFNLKNASQQNLKTLDVLVGRYPVGTPLKNQSLPKAPSAINAGVPSDLLERRPDIVAAAARVDAARFNVKEAEATRLPKISLTAGFGRISSEVFVLKTDSSNPSAGVGVNLPIFTGGALEARVESRQAELEQAFATYAKVGLNAFREVESALSGEQSWRARYAELNQIYQSQQNIQKSTDAEFVIGRIDQRQVLQQKIRTNAAQSNEQQGQLEVLMQRINLYLSLGGPAI from the coding sequence ATGGATAAAGTCGCTATCAGCAAGTATTTGTCCCTCAGCCTGCTGTTGGCTCTGAGTGCTTGTTCCATTGGTGAGCCGATCAAAAGATCTGAGCTGCTTGATCGTGCATTGCCTGGGCAACAGTTGCCTGCTCAATACAAAGCCGGCAATCATCAAGCTTTTCAAAGCATTGCTTGGGTAGATTCATTCAATGATCCTGAATTAACCGAGTTGGCAAAGTTGGCGATTCAATCAGCACCCGATTTCAGAATTTATGCCGCACGACTAGACCAAGCAGAAGCGATGATGAAGGCTGTGGGCGGTTCTTTTTATCCTAACGCAGGTGTGCAAGGTAAAACAGGTTCTAAGATGGGCTTGGATGGATCTGGCACGTCTGGTTATTACGTTGGAGCCAATTGGGAAATTGATCTTTGGGGTCGCGTCAGGGCAAGCTATGCCAATGCTGAGCAAAACGCCAAAGCCATTGCAGCAGATCAAGAATCAGCCAAGCTATCGTTCATGGCTAATTTGGCCAAAACATTGTGGTCTGCTCGCGTTCTTAACATCCAAGCGCAAGTTGCCAATGAATCAGCTCAGCATCAAGAAAAAATCTTGGAGCACGTGAAGCAACGGGAAAAAATTGGTGCGGCTTCCAAGCAAGACATCCTCAATGCAGAAATCAACCTTGCGCAAGCCAAAGAGTTGGCTTTCAATTTAAAGAACGCCAGTCAGCAAAATCTAAAAACCTTGGATGTCTTGGTGGGTCGTTACCCCGTTGGAACACCACTAAAAAATCAAAGCTTGCCTAAAGCCCCCTCAGCCATCAACGCAGGGGTGCCATCTGATTTACTTGAGAGACGTCCGGACATTGTGGCTGCTGCGGCCAGAGTCGATGCAGCTAGATTTAATGTGAAAGAAGCAGAAGCAACACGCTTGCCTAAAATTAGTTTGACAGCAGGCTTTGGCAGAATCAGCAGTGAAGTATTTGTTTTGAAGACAGATTCATCTAATCCGAGTGCTGGTGTTGGGGTTAATTTGCCAATATTCACTGGCGGCGCCTTGGAGGCAAGAGTTGAATCAAGGCAAGCTGAGCTTGAACAAGCTTTTGCCACGTATGCCAAAGTTGGATTAAACGCCTTCAGAGAAGTGGAATCTGCTTTATCAGGCGAGCAATCTTGGCGTGCGCGTTATGCAGAACTCAATCAAATCTATCAATCACAACAAAATATTCAAAAAAGCACAGATGCTGAATTTGTCATTGGTCGCATCGATCAGCGCCAAGTTTTACAACAAAAAATAAGAACCAATGCGGCTCAATCAAATGAGCAGCAGGGCCAGTTAGAAGTTTTAATGCAACGCATTAATTTGTATTTATCTTTGGGTGGCCCAGCCATTTAA
- a CDS encoding Ldh family oxidoreductase, which translates to MDHNQISPARAKQYVQEVFAKLGMPHEDTLIAAEYIVRADLVGADGHGLFRMPQYVQRFLQGGMNIHANIKTIKDSGPMALLDGDNGLGHLVMSHSTELAIKKAKEFGIGWVGSNNGNHSGAGAHYVNRIADEGLVGIYLAVGSANHMAPTGGSSRLLSTNPIAFGVPAGHGKPHVILDMATTVTAFGKIKVKAQKNEAMPVGWMIDQQGQPITDPKKATEGTLLPIGDHKGYGLALMIGMLAGCMNGGAMGSNVVDFNKDSSTVTNTGQTMVAINPDFFMGQDYFLSEVGRVVDELHASKTLPGVDRIRVPGEGAKATEEKRSQEGIPLSPELRAALNECAQSLGVPTI; encoded by the coding sequence ATGGACCACAATCAAATAAGTCCTGCCAGAGCAAAGCAATACGTTCAGGAGGTATTTGCCAAACTGGGCATGCCTCATGAAGACACTCTGATTGCTGCTGAATACATTGTCAGAGCAGATTTGGTGGGGGCTGATGGGCATGGTTTGTTTCGGATGCCTCAGTATGTTCAGCGCTTTTTACAAGGCGGCATGAACATTCACGCCAATATCAAAACCATCAAAGACAGTGGTCCGATGGCCTTGCTTGATGGTGACAATGGCTTAGGTCACTTGGTCATGTCTCACTCAACTGAATTGGCCATTAAAAAAGCCAAAGAGTTTGGGATTGGCTGGGTCGGATCAAATAACGGCAACCACTCAGGCGCTGGCGCACACTATGTGAACAGAATTGCTGATGAAGGCTTGGTGGGTATTTATTTGGCAGTGGGTAGTGCCAATCACATGGCACCTACAGGTGGTTCAAGCCGCTTGCTATCAACCAATCCAATCGCTTTTGGTGTGCCAGCAGGTCACGGTAAACCTCATGTGATTTTGGACATGGCAACGACGGTTACGGCTTTTGGAAAAATCAAAGTCAAAGCACAAAAGAATGAAGCCATGCCAGTAGGCTGGATGATCGATCAACAAGGTCAGCCTATCACTGATCCTAAAAAAGCCACTGAAGGTACTTTGTTGCCGATTGGTGACCACAAAGGTTATGGTTTGGCGTTGATGATTGGTATGTTGGCTGGTTGTATGAATGGTGGAGCCATGGGCAGCAATGTGGTGGACTTCAACAAGGACAGCAGCACGGTGACCAATACTGGTCAAACCATGGTCGCTATCAATCCAGACTTCTTCATGGGGCAAGATTACTTCTTAAGTGAAGTTGGTCGTGTGGTTGATGAATTACACGCATCCAAAACTTTGCCAGGTGTTGATCGTATTCGAGTGCCAGGTGAGGGTGCAAAAGCCACAGAAGAAAAAAGGAGCCAAGAGGGTATTCCTTTGTCTCCTGAATTACGCGCAGCATTGAATGAATGTGCGCAAAGTTTGGGTGTTCCTACTATCTAA
- a CDS encoding SDR family oxidoreductase — MDLGIKNKTALVFGSGSGLGRAMAVSLGKEGAKVALAGRNVANLEETAKIIKAAGGQAYCIAWDLANLGAIDALFTQVEKDLGPVDILVNNTGGPPPTPAAGQPTTLWIEKFQEMVLSVIAITDRAIPGMKQRGWGRIITSTSSGAITPIPNLAISNTLRASLHAWSKTLARELAPHGITANIIVPGRIATDRIRFLDESRAKRENKSVEDIEADSLKSIPIARLGRPEEYGDTAAFLASQSASYITGSVIRVDGGNIPNI, encoded by the coding sequence ATGGATTTAGGCATTAAAAACAAAACGGCCTTGGTGTTTGGTTCCGGTAGCGGTTTAGGCCGTGCAATGGCCGTGTCATTAGGTAAAGAAGGTGCAAAAGTAGCTTTAGCTGGTAGAAACGTTGCAAACCTAGAAGAAACTGCAAAAATCATTAAAGCAGCAGGCGGTCAAGCCTACTGTATCGCTTGGGATTTAGCGAATTTGGGCGCGATCGATGCTTTGTTCACACAAGTGGAAAAAGATCTTGGTCCTGTTGATATTTTGGTCAACAACACGGGCGGCCCTCCTCCAACACCTGCGGCTGGTCAACCAACTACCTTATGGATTGAAAAGTTCCAAGAGATGGTTCTTTCAGTGATTGCCATCACTGATCGTGCCATTCCTGGTATGAAACAACGTGGCTGGGGTCGCATCATCACCAGCACATCATCAGGCGCCATCACCCCGATTCCTAACTTGGCGATTTCTAATACCTTGAGAGCTTCTTTACATGCCTGGTCTAAAACCTTGGCTCGCGAACTTGCTCCTCACGGCATTACTGCCAACATCATCGTTCCAGGCAGAATTGCCACAGACCGTATTCGCTTTTTGGATGAATCACGCGCCAAACGTGAAAACAAATCTGTTGAAGATATTGAGGCAGATAGCTTGAAATCAATCCCTATTGCCCGTTTAGGTCGTCCTGAAGAGTACGGTGACACTGCAGCGTTTTTAGCCAGTCAGTCAGCTTCTTACATCACTGGTTCCGTGATCCGTGTGGATGGCGGCAATATTCCTAATATCTAA
- a CDS encoding HlyD family secretion protein, producing MLEIIIVLYALVVWWVFFKRKLYPWNKRAKIIVFVTPVVFVLIMILLMNIFAPSSSDVRVTRHEVPIIPQVKGRVIEVGVTDNQRVKKGDVLFKIDPEPYQASVNALNAKLKLAKKRVDEHRALVKTGSGNRFDLEKAEADYDELKEKADNSYWELEQTVVRAPNNGTVVNAQLRPGVFLVPTPLRAAMSFLEDDPQVFMLFHQNELHQIKPGHEAEFYVPTNPGQIYKAKVESVIWAQRQGQVNASGDLPQTGVRPAVPNRFPVKLILEEGSHTELIAAGAIGHGAIYTDNMSFLHFVRKVMLRVYSKLNYIVPKLH from the coding sequence ATGTTAGAAATCATCATCGTTCTTTACGCTCTAGTTGTTTGGTGGGTATTTTTTAAACGCAAACTCTATCCATGGAATAAGCGCGCCAAGATCATTGTTTTTGTGACGCCAGTTGTATTCGTGTTAATCATGATTTTGCTCATGAACATCTTTGCCCCAAGTAGTTCAGATGTCAGAGTCACGCGCCACGAGGTGCCCATCATTCCTCAAGTCAAAGGGCGTGTGATTGAAGTTGGTGTGACTGATAATCAACGCGTCAAAAAGGGCGATGTTTTATTCAAGATCGATCCTGAGCCTTATCAAGCTTCAGTCAATGCTCTAAATGCCAAACTCAAGTTGGCTAAAAAACGAGTCGATGAACATCGTGCTTTGGTTAAAACAGGATCAGGTAATCGCTTTGACCTTGAAAAAGCAGAAGCTGATTACGACGAGTTAAAAGAGAAGGCCGACAATTCTTATTGGGAGCTTGAGCAAACCGTTGTGCGTGCACCCAACAATGGCACGGTCGTTAATGCGCAATTGCGCCCAGGTGTTTTCTTGGTGCCAACACCATTGCGTGCCGCGATGAGCTTCCTGGAAGATGATCCACAAGTATTCATGTTGTTCCATCAAAATGAACTTCATCAAATCAAGCCGGGGCATGAAGCAGAGTTTTATGTCCCAACCAATCCTGGCCAAATTTACAAAGCAAAAGTTGAAAGCGTGATTTGGGCTCAACGTCAGGGTCAAGTAAATGCCAGTGGCGATTTACCTCAAACAGGTGTTAGACCAGCAGTTCCAAATCGCTTCCCGGTGAAGTTGATTCTTGAAGAGGGCAGTCACACAGAATTAATTGCTGCTGGTGCCATAGGTCATGGTGCGATCTACACAGACAACATGAGCTTCTTACATTTTGTTAGAAAAGTCATGTTGCGTGTTTATAGCAAACTTAACTACATTGTTCCGAAATTGCATTGA
- a CDS encoding TAXI family TRAP transporter solute-binding subunit encodes MKIAKLLAVLLFSSAGIAAAQSISVGTGGTGGVYYPMGGGLASVLSKHVPGMQATAEVTGGSVDNINLIGTGKPYVGFSMADAAKDAIEGQGKFANKKVELRTLLVLYPNRMHVVTTEASGIKTMKDLKGKRVSTGSPGSATEVMAFRLIEAAGLDKDKDVKRERLSVAESVNAVKDRKIDAFFWVGGLPTAGVTDLANTPGTKIVMVDNAAEVAAMNKKYGNLYYADTIPKSVYAGMAKDNQVSAVANILVASASMPDDQAYKIVKAVFDHQKELIATHTEYSSITIGIQKPGNSSVPFHPGAVKYLKERGAKF; translated from the coding sequence ATGAAAATTGCAAAACTTTTAGCTGTACTTCTATTCAGCTCAGCTGGCATTGCAGCTGCGCAAAGCATTTCAGTAGGCACTGGTGGTACTGGCGGCGTTTACTACCCAATGGGCGGTGGTTTAGCTTCAGTTCTTTCTAAGCACGTTCCTGGTATGCAGGCAACAGCTGAAGTAACTGGTGGCTCAGTTGATAACATCAACTTGATTGGCACAGGTAAGCCATACGTTGGCTTCTCAATGGCTGATGCTGCTAAAGACGCTATCGAAGGTCAAGGCAAATTTGCAAACAAGAAAGTTGAACTCCGCACTTTATTGGTTCTTTACCCTAACCGCATGCACGTTGTGACCACAGAAGCATCAGGCATCAAAACAATGAAGGATCTTAAAGGCAAGCGCGTCAGCACAGGTTCACCTGGTAGCGCCACTGAAGTGATGGCTTTCCGTTTGATCGAAGCTGCTGGCTTAGATAAAGACAAAGACGTGAAGCGTGAGCGCTTGAGCGTTGCTGAATCAGTGAATGCAGTAAAAGATCGCAAGATCGATGCATTCTTCTGGGTGGGCGGTCTTCCAACAGCTGGTGTGACTGACTTAGCCAATACTCCAGGAACAAAGATTGTGATGGTTGATAACGCTGCTGAAGTAGCTGCCATGAACAAAAAGTATGGCAACCTTTACTACGCAGACACAATTCCTAAGAGCGTTTATGCAGGCATGGCAAAAGACAATCAAGTATCAGCTGTAGCGAATATCTTGGTTGCTAGCGCATCAATGCCTGATGACCAAGCTTATAAGATTGTTAAAGCTGTTTTTGATCATCAAAAAGAGTTGATTGCTACTCATACTGAGTACTCAAGCATCACCATTGGCATTCAGAAGCCAGGCAACAGCTCAGTACCGTTCCACCCAGGTGCTGTCAAGTACTTGAAAGAACGCGGCGCCAAGTTCTAA
- a CDS encoding 3-hydroxyacyl-CoA dehydrogenase family protein, which translates to MTTSKKVVIVGGGTMGADVALVFLRGGYAVEIIEAGTERRAFLPQYFEFQIKELRYAKPDKPITVHADLKDVAWPSVDLVVECIPEKLPLKQELFKQLDQLAHAHTILASNSSSFPISQIAEGLSTTSRMIGLHFFMPAHLVPCVEVIKGEKTSQAVMDDLFQIMTRCLMVPVRVNKDLPGFLANRLQHAMSREAFSMIDQGIATPEDIDNAVRFGFGFRYLAAGPVMQRDHAGVEIHTAAGASIYPSLCNDATPAKCLTDRVKNNHYGMKTSQGFYSWTPETIKVERNRYDTILKAGLKIIQKDIEDICR; encoded by the coding sequence ATGACAACCAGTAAAAAAGTAGTGATCGTGGGTGGCGGCACCATGGGTGCAGATGTGGCCCTAGTTTTTTTAAGAGGCGGATATGCTGTAGAAATCATTGAAGCAGGTACAGAGCGTCGAGCATTTTTACCTCAGTACTTTGAATTTCAAATCAAAGAGCTCCGATATGCCAAGCCAGATAAGCCCATCACAGTTCATGCAGACCTCAAAGATGTGGCTTGGCCGAGCGTTGATTTGGTCGTGGAATGTATTCCAGAAAAATTACCGCTCAAACAAGAGTTGTTCAAGCAGTTAGATCAATTGGCGCATGCGCACACGATCTTAGCTAGCAACAGTTCGAGCTTTCCTATCAGCCAAATTGCAGAGGGCTTATCGACCACCAGTCGCATGATTGGTTTGCATTTCTTCATGCCAGCGCATTTAGTGCCTTGCGTGGAAGTCATCAAAGGCGAGAAGACCAGCCAGGCGGTGATGGATGATTTATTCCAGATCATGACACGCTGCTTGATGGTGCCGGTCAGGGTGAATAAGGATTTGCCGGGATTCTTGGCCAATCGATTGCAACATGCCATGTCTCGTGAAGCTTTTTCAATGATCGATCAAGGCATTGCCACGCCAGAAGATATCGATAACGCGGTTCGATTTGGTTTTGGGTTCAGGTATTTAGCAGCCGGTCCTGTGATGCAACGTGATCATGCTGGTGTTGAGATCCATACGGCTGCTGGCGCCAGTATTTACCCATCTTTGTGCAATGATGCAACTCCTGCCAAGTGTTTGACCGACAGAGTCAAAAATAATCATTACGGTATGAAAACCTCACAAGGTTTTTATTCTTGGACGCCAGAGACCATCAAGGTAGAGCGCAACCGCTATGACACGATTCTCAAGGCTGGTCTGAAAATCATTCAAAAGGACATTGAAGATATTTGCCGATAA
- a CDS encoding TRAP transporter fused permease subunit — protein sequence MIQDQNPALDEKTQQEVESLIRQEEGDSHQYKGFLAVFLTLAAVVMSLFHLYAAYSIVPTLQLRVVHVGFVLAILFLSFPIAARFKNRLMLWDIVLAALAIATAFYVLQGGDDLADRNTAPLQLDIIFGIIFIFLILEGIRRTNGLILLSVTLLFLSYALFGNYLPAPWTHKGYEISRLVGYMYMTLEGVFGTAVDVSATLIILFTIFGAFLQFTNAGKFFIDFAFSAMGGKSSGVGKTIVLSSFLLGGPSGSGVATTVTVGTVAAPMLNKVGYDKNAAGGLLAAGGLGAIISPPVLGAAAFLIADFLKISYLDVLLMACIPTILFYLGLFVMVEIDVKKYNMSAIKIEKVDTAWNLAKKYWFHFFSLISIVVFMLIGFSPVMSVFWATVLSALTSMLRADTAILPWDLFSGKQSFIKSFYESNLIKALANGSSGVISIAATCIGAGLIVGTVTLTGLGLKFSSIIIQLADGSLLLTAIYTAMIVWIVGLAVPVTASYIICAVITAPALINLGVPAFAAHMFIFYYAVLSEVSPPTALSPFAAAAICKGNPYKTTLQSWKYVAPAILVPFMFVLDKSGSALLLMGSTKALANADWLQIAWVSFTAVAGVIALAGGLQGWFLAKTNLFERWVLILSGVALAYPSNYSDIAGFVGFALVVVMQIIRNKKSAGAPA from the coding sequence ATGATCCAAGATCAAAACCCTGCATTGGACGAAAAAACCCAACAGGAAGTAGAGTCATTGATTCGTCAAGAAGAAGGTGATTCTCATCAGTACAAAGGCTTTTTGGCCGTTTTCTTAACTTTGGCAGCAGTGGTAATGTCGCTGTTCCACTTATATGCAGCTTATTCAATTGTTCCCACATTGCAATTGCGCGTGGTGCACGTTGGTTTTGTTTTAGCTATTTTGTTTTTATCATTCCCGATTGCAGCGAGATTTAAAAATCGCTTGATGCTTTGGGACATAGTATTAGCAGCACTAGCCATCGCTACGGCTTTTTATGTTTTGCAAGGCGGCGATGATTTGGCTGATAGAAATACAGCCCCTCTTCAGCTAGACATTATTTTTGGCATTATTTTTATTTTTCTGATCCTAGAAGGTATTCGCCGTACCAACGGTTTAATTTTGCTTTCAGTCACTTTGTTGTTTTTATCCTATGCACTATTTGGTAATTACTTGCCAGCGCCTTGGACTCACAAAGGGTATGAGATCTCTCGTTTGGTAGGTTATATGTACATGACCCTAGAGGGCGTGTTTGGAACAGCGGTCGACGTTTCAGCCACCTTGATCATTCTCTTCACTATCTTTGGTGCATTTTTACAGTTCACCAATGCAGGTAAATTCTTTATCGACTTTGCTTTCAGTGCCATGGGTGGCAAATCCTCAGGCGTTGGTAAAACGATTGTTCTTTCTTCATTTTTGTTGGGTGGTCCATCAGGTTCTGGTGTTGCCACAACAGTGACTGTTGGTACCGTTGCTGCTCCGATGTTGAACAAAGTTGGCTACGATAAAAATGCAGCAGGCGGTCTTTTGGCAGCTGGCGGCTTAGGCGCCATCATTTCTCCTCCAGTTTTAGGTGCTGCAGCTTTCTTGATTGCTGACTTTTTAAAGATTTCTTATTTAGACGTGTTGTTGATGGCTTGTATTCCAACCATCCTTTTCTATCTTGGCTTATTTGTCATGGTTGAAATTGATGTCAAAAAATACAATATGTCAGCGATCAAAATTGAAAAGGTTGATACCGCTTGGAATTTAGCTAAGAAGTATTGGTTCCACTTCTTCTCTTTGATTTCAATCGTGGTATTTATGCTGATCGGCTTTTCACCAGTAATGTCAGTATTCTGGGCCACAGTACTTTCAGCATTGACCAGCATGTTAAGAGCTGACACAGCCATCTTGCCTTGGGATCTTTTCAGTGGCAAGCAGTCATTCATCAAGTCCTTTTATGAGTCTAACCTGATCAAGGCTTTGGCCAATGGTTCTTCTGGTGTGATCAGCATTGCTGCAACCTGTATCGGCGCTGGTTTGATTGTAGGTACTGTGACTTTGACTGGCTTAGGCCTGAAGTTCAGCTCAATCATCATTCAGTTGGCTGATGGCTCGTTGTTGTTGACAGCCATTTACACAGCCATGATTGTTTGGATTGTGGGCCTTGCGGTTCCTGTGACAGCGTCTTACATCATTTGCGCTGTGATCACAGCCCCTGCTCTGATCAACTTGGGCGTGCCTGCCTTCGCAGCTCACATGTTCATTTTCTATTACGCTGTTTTGTCTGAAGTATCTCCTCCGACGGCTCTTTCACCATTTGCTGCTGCCGCTATTTGTAAAGGTAATCCTTATAAGACCACCTTGCAGAGTTGGAAATACGTGGCTCCTGCGATTTTGGTGCCATTCATGTTTGTTTTAGATAAGTCTGGCAGCGCCCTCTTGTTGATGGGTTCAACCAAGGCATTGGCTAATGCAGATTGGCTACAAATTGCTTGGGTGAGCTTCACGGCTGTGGCCGGTGTGATTGCTTTAGCAGGCGGTCTACAAGGCTGGTTCTTGGCCAAGACCAATTTATTTGAACGCTGGGTTTTGATTTTGTCTGGCGTTGCATTGGCGTATCCATCTAATTACTCAGATATTGCTGGCTTTGTGGGCTTTGCTTTGGTCGTGGTGATGCAGATCATCAGAAATAAAAAATCTGCGGGAGCGCCGGCATGA
- a CDS encoding dihydrodipicolinate synthase family protein, with protein MSQFDRNSRGVYLIAVTPFKENGALDLESTDSMVDFYLECGITGLTILGIMGEATKLTAEESKTFVARVLKRVNGRVPVVVGASAPGFAPMKELTTSVMDMGAAGVMVAPPSTLRTDDQITAYFDMVNETLGPDVPWCLQDHPVSTGVQMSTPVILKILKNSPNCVMLKHEDSPGLNKLSTIIATIAKKEIERVSILTGNGGGLFLTEEMIRGADGAMTGFAYPEMMVRVCELFAKGDIEKACDVYDAYLPLAKYEQQANIGLAVRKHILAERGVIASAAVRKPGPKLSPADIKDIERLTIRQTKRLKEIE; from the coding sequence ATGAGTCAATTTGATCGCAATAGTCGTGGCGTTTATTTAATTGCCGTCACGCCTTTCAAAGAAAATGGTGCCCTTGATTTAGAGAGCACCGACTCCATGGTCGATTTTTATTTGGAATGTGGTATCACTGGTCTGACGATTCTTGGCATCATGGGTGAAGCCACCAAGTTGACTGCTGAAGAATCAAAGACTTTTGTGGCTCGCGTTTTAAAGCGTGTGAATGGTCGAGTTCCTGTGGTAGTGGGTGCATCAGCCCCAGGCTTTGCCCCCATGAAAGAATTGACCACTTCAGTGATGGACATGGGTGCCGCAGGTGTGATGGTGGCACCTCCATCAACGCTGCGCACGGATGATCAAATCACAGCTTACTTTGACATGGTCAATGAAACATTGGGACCTGATGTGCCATGGTGTCTGCAAGATCATCCTGTTTCAACAGGTGTGCAGATGTCAACACCTGTGATTCTTAAGATCTTAAAGAACTCCCCTAATTGCGTGATGCTCAAGCATGAAGATTCTCCCGGACTAAACAAACTGTCCACAATCATCGCTACGATTGCCAAAAAAGAGATTGAGCGAGTCTCGATTCTGACTGGCAATGGTGGCGGCCTCTTCTTGACTGAAGAAATGATTCGTGGTGCGGATGGTGCTATGACTGGTTTTGCTTATCCTGAAATGATGGTTCGTGTTTGTGAGTTGTTTGCAAAAGGCGATATTGAAAAAGCATGTGATGTTTATGATGCTTATCTACCTTTGGCCAAATATGAACAGCAAGCCAATATTGGCCTAGCCGTTCGTAAACACATCTTGGCTGAACGTGGCGTGATTGCATCAGCCGCTGTTCGTAAGCCAGGTCCAAAACTATCCCCAGCAGATATCAAAGACATTGAACGATTAACGATTAGACAAACAAAACGATTAAAGGAAATTGAATAA
- a CDS encoding DUF3302 domain-containing protein has translation MSHLRSQPHLLIRSLGASFLLLMAGHACAAGFVDTLADIFSWIAIIIIPIVLGIAYWQIHYLPSKIAEKRQHPQKEAIHAMCMVSRFSGGLFWPIAFVWAHLKPTIVPLSKEQVQSLAEAEKRSLSNGAKE, from the coding sequence ATGAGTCATTTGCGCTCACAACCTCATTTGCTGATACGCTCCCTTGGAGCAAGCTTTTTATTGCTCATGGCAGGGCATGCTTGTGCCGCTGGCTTTGTAGACACCTTGGCCGATATCTTTTCTTGGATAGCGATCATCATCATTCCGATTGTTCTTGGCATCGCTTATTGGCAAATTCATTATTTACCTAGCAAGATTGCTGAAAAACGTCAGCATCCACAAAAAGAAGCGATTCATGCAATGTGCATGGTTTCACGTTTTTCAGGTGGCTTGTTCTGGCCAATCGCATTTGTGTGGGCGCACCTGAAGCCTACCATCGTGCCTTTATCAAAAGAGCAGGTTCAGTCTCTTGCAGAAGCTGAAAAGAGATCTCTCTCAAACGGCGCTAAGGAATAG